Proteins co-encoded in one Rudaeicoccus suwonensis genomic window:
- a CDS encoding vitamin K epoxide reductase family protein, which yields MAGALALRPPRWLPPTSLVLSVLGAADAAYLTFEHYTGSTSLACSDKGTVDCTKVTTSQWSHFLGMPVALLGLIFFVVMVLLCLPQVWRRAPRVVDAVRLVGAAGGLVMVFYLVWAEFFKIHAICLWCTGVHILTFVLFFTLVFGEILRKPAEPTA from the coding sequence ATGGCAGGCGCGCTCGCGTTGCGGCCGCCGCGCTGGCTGCCACCGACCAGCCTCGTGCTCAGCGTGCTGGGTGCCGCCGATGCGGCATACCTGACGTTCGAGCACTACACCGGATCGACGTCGCTGGCGTGCTCGGACAAGGGCACCGTCGACTGCACCAAGGTGACGACCAGTCAGTGGTCGCACTTCCTGGGTATGCCGGTGGCCCTGCTCGGGCTGATCTTCTTCGTCGTCATGGTGTTGCTGTGCCTGCCGCAGGTATGGCGCCGCGCGCCGCGCGTGGTCGACGCGGTGCGGCTCGTCGGAGCTGCCGGTGGCCTGGTGATGGTGTTCTACCTGGTGTGGGCGGAGTTCTTCAAGATCCACGCAATCTGCTTGTGGTGCACCGGAGTTCACATCCTGACGTTCGTGTTGTTCTTCACGCTCGTCTTCGGCGAGATCCTCCGGAAGCCGGCAGAACCGACCGCCTGA
- a CDS encoding DUF929 family protein, translated as MSTTQRTGRDKLAQLKAEQARAKRQKTLLAITSAAVVVVLAVVAILWVVADKDHQNQQNAQAAAAKNSSFVGPLTSIPASTFNTVGLGSASNFPSALKGATALTVDGKPRIIYYGGQFCPYCAMERWSIVAALSRFGSFKGLSGMVSSEDSIPTLDFLKSSYTSQYISFTPYEVLDQNHNTLQTPPAADNALFTKYDAVEYVPSIGQNGPGTIPFLIFGGTYASAGSTYNDASQMSGMTQAQVIAALKNPNSPITQGIVGAANVLTAQICQLTKDQPSNVCGTAGVMAAGSKL; from the coding sequence ATGTCGACCACGCAGCGCACCGGACGCGACAAGCTCGCCCAGTTGAAGGCCGAGCAGGCCCGCGCCAAACGGCAAAAGACGCTCCTCGCGATCACCTCGGCCGCAGTCGTGGTCGTCCTTGCGGTGGTCGCGATCCTCTGGGTGGTCGCGGACAAGGACCACCAGAACCAGCAGAACGCGCAGGCGGCGGCCGCCAAGAACAGTTCGTTCGTCGGCCCGCTGACCTCGATCCCGGCGAGCACCTTCAACACCGTCGGTCTGGGCAGCGCATCCAACTTCCCGAGCGCGCTGAAGGGCGCAACAGCGCTGACCGTCGACGGCAAACCGCGGATCATCTACTACGGCGGTCAGTTCTGCCCGTACTGCGCCATGGAGCGCTGGTCGATCGTGGCCGCGCTCAGCAGGTTCGGCTCCTTCAAGGGGCTGTCCGGCATGGTGTCAAGTGAGGACAGCATCCCGACGCTGGACTTCCTGAAGTCGTCATACACCAGCCAGTACATCTCGTTCACCCCCTACGAGGTGCTGGACCAGAACCACAACACCCTGCAGACCCCGCCCGCGGCCGACAATGCGTTGTTCACGAAGTACGACGCGGTCGAATACGTCCCGAGCATCGGGCAGAACGGTCCGGGAACGATTCCGTTCCTCATCTTCGGCGGGACCTACGCCTCGGCCGGCTCGACCTACAACGACGCGAGCCAGATGAGCGGTATGACGCAGGCGCAGGTGATCGCCGCGCTGAAGAACCCCAACTCTCCCATCACCCAGGGAATCGTCGGCGCAGCTAACGTGCTCACCGCTCAGATCTGCCAACTCACCAAGGATCAACCGAGCAACGTCTGCGGTACCGCAGGCGTCATGGCCGCCGGCTCCAAGCTCTGA
- a CDS encoding DoxX family protein, with product MSSSTDASSVTTTPWMRRPAAELLGLLARLILGITYLVAGVIKIQQLEQTRMDTRAFRILPYDVANLWGTFMPFLEIVLGVLLIAGLLTRMTAVVGGLLMIAFIIGIVSVWARGIVIQCGCFGHSGSLPTTAAYKWDLLRDIGLLICALWLVLWPRTRVSADRALWG from the coding sequence GTGAGTTCTTCGACTGATGCGTCGTCCGTCACAACCACCCCCTGGATGCGGCGACCCGCCGCGGAACTGCTCGGCCTTCTCGCGCGGCTGATCCTGGGCATCACCTATCTGGTGGCGGGGGTGATCAAGATCCAGCAACTCGAGCAGACACGGATGGACACGCGGGCCTTCCGGATCCTTCCGTATGACGTGGCCAATCTGTGGGGCACCTTCATGCCGTTCCTGGAGATCGTCCTCGGGGTACTGCTCATCGCCGGGTTGCTGACCCGGATGACGGCCGTGGTTGGCGGCCTGTTGATGATCGCCTTCATCATCGGCATCGTCTCGGTCTGGGCGAGAGGCATCGTCATACAGTGCGGTTGTTTCGGGCACAGTGGTTCGCTGCCGACGACCGCGGCCTACAAATGGGACCTGCTGCGCGACATCGGCCTGTTGATCTGCGCGCTGTGGCTGGTGCTGTGGCCGCGCACCCGGGTGAGCGCCGATCGGGCGCTCTGGGGCTGA
- a CDS encoding proline--tRNA ligase has product MRMSTLFLRTLREDPADAELPGHKLLVRAGYVRRVAPGIYTWLPLGMRVLAKVEAIVREEMDRIGSQEVKFPALLPREPYEVTNRWTEYGENLFRLTDRKDADMLLGPTHEEMFCLTVKDMYSSYKDLPLALYQIQNKYRDEARPRAGILRGREFIMKDSYSFDVDSAGLQKAYDAHREAYIRIFNRLGFEYVIVHADSGAMGGSASEEFLAVSEYGEDTFVRDEHGYAANVEAVEVPQAPAVEVTAGPAHVEDTPNTPTIDTLVAALNERHPRTDGRSWTGADTLKNVIVMLVHPDGTREPLAIGLPGDREVDAKRLEAKVAPAEVEAFEEKDFAAYPMLAKGYIGPGVLGSEKASGIRYLLDPLVGEGSAWVTGADEHGKHVIDLVHGRDFTADGTIQAAELREGDVSPSGNGTLHLARGIEMGHIFQLGTKYAEALGLKVLDENGKLVTVTMGSYGVGVTRAVGVIAEDNLDDSGLIWPRNVSPADVHLVATGKDEEVFVKSEELVNTLEAAGIEVLFDDRRKVSPGVKFKDAELIGVPTIVIVGKGLADGVVEIKDRRSGERREVALDALLAEVQREIADHDDAR; this is encoded by the coding sequence ATGCGTATGTCGACCCTGTTCCTGCGGACCCTGCGCGAGGACCCGGCCGATGCTGAACTGCCGGGCCACAAGCTGCTCGTGCGCGCCGGCTACGTGCGCCGGGTCGCGCCCGGCATCTATACCTGGCTGCCGTTGGGCATGCGGGTGCTGGCCAAGGTCGAGGCGATCGTCCGCGAGGAGATGGACCGCATCGGCAGCCAGGAGGTCAAGTTCCCCGCGCTGCTGCCGCGTGAGCCATACGAGGTCACGAACCGGTGGACCGAGTACGGCGAGAACCTGTTCCGCCTGACCGACCGTAAGGACGCCGACATGTTGCTCGGCCCCACGCACGAGGAGATGTTCTGCCTCACGGTCAAGGACATGTACTCCTCCTACAAGGACCTGCCGCTGGCGCTCTACCAGATCCAGAACAAGTACCGCGACGAAGCGCGTCCGCGGGCCGGGATCCTGCGCGGCCGCGAGTTCATCATGAAGGACTCCTACTCCTTCGACGTCGACTCCGCCGGTCTGCAGAAGGCGTATGACGCCCACCGCGAGGCCTACATCCGCATCTTCAACCGGCTCGGATTCGAGTACGTCATCGTGCACGCCGACTCCGGCGCGATGGGCGGCTCCGCCTCGGAGGAGTTCCTCGCGGTCAGCGAGTATGGCGAGGACACCTTCGTGCGAGACGAGCACGGGTATGCCGCCAATGTCGAGGCTGTCGAGGTGCCGCAGGCTCCGGCGGTCGAGGTGACCGCGGGCCCCGCGCACGTCGAGGACACCCCGAACACGCCCACGATCGACACTCTCGTCGCGGCGCTCAACGAGCGTCACCCTCGCACGGACGGTCGCAGCTGGACCGGCGCCGACACCCTCAAGAACGTCATCGTGATGCTCGTGCACCCCGACGGCACCCGCGAACCGCTGGCGATCGGTCTGCCCGGTGACCGGGAGGTCGACGCGAAGCGTCTGGAGGCCAAGGTCGCTCCGGCCGAGGTCGAGGCCTTCGAGGAGAAGGACTTCGCGGCATATCCGATGCTCGCCAAGGGTTACATCGGCCCGGGGGTCCTCGGTTCGGAGAAGGCCTCCGGCATCCGTTACCTGCTCGACCCGCTGGTGGGGGAGGGCTCGGCCTGGGTGACCGGCGCCGACGAGCACGGCAAGCACGTCATCGATCTGGTGCACGGCCGCGACTTCACCGCCGACGGCACGATCCAGGCCGCCGAGCTGCGCGAGGGCGACGTCTCACCGTCCGGCAACGGCACGTTGCACCTGGCGCGGGGCATCGAGATGGGCCACATCTTCCAGCTCGGCACCAAGTATGCCGAGGCGCTCGGTCTGAAGGTCCTCGACGAGAACGGCAAGCTGGTCACGGTCACGATGGGCTCGTATGGCGTGGGCGTCACCCGCGCCGTGGGTGTCATCGCCGAGGACAACCTCGACGACTCCGGGCTGATCTGGCCCCGCAACGTGTCCCCGGCCGATGTGCACCTGGTCGCGACGGGCAAGGACGAAGAGGTCTTCGTCAAGTCCGAGGAACTGGTCAACACCCTGGAGGCCGCCGGCATCGAGGTGCTCTTCGACGACCGCCGCAAAGTCTCGCCCGGCGTGAAGTTCAAGGACGCCGAGCTGATCGGTGTGCCGACCATCGTGATCGTCGGCAAGGGCCTGGCCGACGGCGTCGTCGAGATCAAGGACCGCCGCTCCGGTGAACGCCGCGAGGTCGCGCTCGACGCCCTGCTTGCCGAGGTCCAGCGCGAGATCGCCGATCACGACGACGCCCGCTGA
- a CDS encoding lamin tail domain-containing protein, with amino-acid sequence MRRTTAALAHVLAVTVLAGGFAGIVGPTDAQAAAPPVKFGKWFVDLPGTDRATSSSLNKEYIVVTNTTRKAMSLKGYKVRDSKAKHTYTFGTFTLGAKKSVTIHTGSGRNSAANLYWSQRNFVWNNTGDTATLLNPKGKIVTSCTYVKPKKSTSKTGGFKTC; translated from the coding sequence ATGCGCCGTACTACCGCTGCCCTCGCCCACGTCCTGGCTGTCACCGTGCTTGCCGGCGGATTCGCCGGCATTGTCGGTCCAACTGATGCGCAAGCGGCCGCTCCCCCGGTCAAGTTCGGCAAGTGGTTCGTCGACTTGCCAGGGACAGACAGAGCGACGTCGAGCAGCTTGAACAAGGAGTACATCGTCGTCACGAACACGACCCGGAAAGCTATGTCGTTGAAGGGCTACAAGGTGCGCGACTCCAAGGCCAAGCACACCTACACCTTCGGCACTTTCACACTCGGGGCGAAGAAATCGGTCACCATCCACACCGGATCGGGTCGGAACTCAGCTGCGAACCTCTACTGGAGTCAGCGCAACTTCGTGTGGAACAACACCGGCGACACCGCGACCTTGCTGAACCCCAAGGGCAAGATCGTTACATCGTGCACCTACGTGAAACCGAAGAAGAGCACGTCGAAGACAGGTGGATTCAAGACCTGCTGA
- a CDS encoding sensor histidine kinase, whose translation MGATVMTPLAIAEIIAVSLVCSLLVGGAGLLLARLTRTWSLRWHIVLLVAIAIGGAYAGILAIAALMFVSEHDLLVETVVSSTSAVTAFAIAVIAGDLISKWSTVIRGQVKDLQLDDSASPSQPDGPREFRDLATELAITKERLALARQRELHLEESRRELVSWVSHDLRTPLAGLLAMTEALQDGLADDPARFHAMMRDEVHRMTALVDDLFELSRIHAGVLKISPRTLSLEDLVSDAIAAARSVATKHGVTVDGHVDAGLEVTADSAGISRALSNLIMNAVRHTPAHGSVYVTGTSSGGSVELQVMDQCGGLTQHEMSRVFDLGWQGTNSRATGEQVGSTAGAGLGLAIVKGIVEAHQGEVLVANRPEDEGCSFSIVMPAESGAVC comes from the coding sequence ATGGGCGCAACGGTCATGACCCCGCTCGCGATCGCTGAGATCATCGCCGTCAGCCTGGTGTGCAGCCTGCTCGTCGGAGGTGCCGGCCTGCTGCTGGCTCGGCTGACCCGCACGTGGTCGCTGCGCTGGCACATCGTGCTGCTGGTGGCGATCGCCATCGGCGGCGCGTATGCCGGAATCCTGGCCATCGCGGCACTGATGTTCGTCTCCGAGCACGACCTGTTGGTCGAGACCGTCGTCAGCAGCACGTCCGCGGTGACGGCCTTCGCGATCGCTGTCATTGCGGGTGACCTGATCAGCAAGTGGTCGACCGTCATACGTGGGCAGGTCAAGGACCTGCAGTTGGACGACTCCGCTTCGCCGTCGCAACCTGATGGACCGCGTGAATTCCGTGACCTGGCAACCGAACTCGCGATCACCAAGGAGCGTTTGGCGCTCGCCCGGCAACGGGAATTGCACTTGGAGGAGTCGCGGCGCGAGCTGGTGTCGTGGGTCTCACACGACCTGCGCACTCCGCTGGCGGGTCTGCTGGCGATGACCGAGGCGCTGCAGGACGGTCTGGCCGACGACCCCGCGCGATTCCACGCGATGATGCGCGACGAGGTGCACCGTATGACGGCGTTGGTGGACGACCTGTTCGAGTTGTCCCGCATCCACGCCGGTGTGCTCAAGATCTCGCCTCGGACGCTGTCGCTCGAGGATCTGGTCAGTGACGCGATCGCGGCGGCGAGGTCGGTTGCGACCAAGCACGGCGTCACTGTCGACGGCCATGTCGATGCCGGACTCGAGGTCACCGCCGACTCCGCCGGCATCTCGCGGGCGCTGTCGAACCTCATCATGAATGCCGTGCGGCACACGCCGGCTCACGGCTCGGTCTATGTCACCGGCACGTCCAGCGGGGGATCGGTCGAGCTGCAAGTCATGGATCAGTGCGGGGGACTCACCCAGCACGAGATGTCACGCGTCTTCGACCTCGGCTGGCAGGGCACCAATTCCCGCGCCACCGGCGAGCAGGTGGGTTCGACGGCAGGGGCCGGGCTGGGCCTGGCCATCGTCAAGGGAATCGTCGAGGCTCACCAGGGTGAGGTGCTGGTGGCCAACCGTCCCGAGGACGAGGGCTGCAGCTTCTCGATCGTGATGCCTGCGGAGTCGGGGGCAGTCTGCTGA
- a CDS encoding SRPBCC domain-containing protein: MTTIGTMRTLDHKRGAVRVEDLYDTDISDLWEACTAPERLARWLAQVSGDLHVGGTVQLTFTSTWTGPARVEICDSPHHLLLTTEPGTADEAQIEAWLTDEGSRTRLVVEERGLPVDTLHFHGAGWQVHLEDLAHSLRLDGPVHSDGWSTTQASTNWHNRWVELIPDYQAMAVQ, encoded by the coding sequence ATGACGACAATCGGCACAATGCGCACGCTCGACCACAAGCGCGGAGCGGTACGAGTGGAAGATCTCTATGACACCGACATCAGCGACCTCTGGGAGGCATGCACCGCGCCGGAGCGGTTGGCCCGTTGGCTCGCCCAGGTCTCCGGCGACCTGCACGTCGGCGGCACTGTCCAGCTCACCTTCACCAGCACGTGGACCGGCCCCGCGCGGGTCGAGATATGCGACTCGCCGCACCACCTGCTGCTCACCACAGAACCCGGCACCGCCGACGAGGCCCAGATCGAGGCGTGGCTCACTGATGAGGGCTCTCGGACCCGACTGGTCGTGGAAGAACGCGGTCTTCCCGTCGACACGCTTCACTTCCACGGTGCCGGATGGCAAGTCCACCTCGAAGACCTCGCACACTCGCTTCGCCTCGACGGCCCCGTGCACTCCGATGGCTGGTCGACCACACAAGCCTCGACCAACTGGCACAACCGCTGGGTCGAGCTGATACCCGACTATCAGGCGATGGCGGTGCAGTGA
- a CDS encoding ArsR/SmtB family transcription factor: MDAVMRALADPHRRTVLDILRDHEATAGELADALPIARPGVSRHLRVLRESGLVEVRQEAQRRIYYLRPEPLIEVNDWLETYRTLWQHRIDALHTEIKRGKRTRR, from the coding sequence ATGGATGCAGTGATGCGTGCTCTTGCCGACCCCCATCGCCGGACAGTGCTTGACATCCTGCGCGATCACGAAGCCACCGCGGGAGAACTCGCCGACGCGCTGCCGATCGCCCGTCCAGGCGTCTCGCGGCACCTACGGGTCCTGCGCGAGTCAGGTTTGGTCGAGGTGCGTCAAGAGGCCCAACGACGGATTTACTACCTACGCCCGGAGCCACTGATCGAAGTCAACGACTGGCTGGAGACCTACCGAACCCTCTGGCAGCACCGGATCGACGCGCTACACACCGAAATCAAACGAGGAAAGAGGACCAGGCGATGA
- a CDS encoding DsbA family protein — translation MPRPDASQRLAATKPKQGPSQALIASIVAVILVLGAITTFVIVRSSNSSTKVAVAETPVGGLPNGNGINPYPNVKLQAGAPTVDLYEDFQCPVCKMLETNNDSQINAAAQSGKIKLIYHMMTFLDGNFGNTASALAANASYCAAADGKFAEYHHQNYLGQPAKEGTGYTVAQVKEFGQKAGISGAALTTFNQCVDANTFAKYVAATQTQSGKNGVTGTPTLFFNGKELSQSSQQYAELLQQPNTFDSVLQSQTGK, via the coding sequence ATGCCCCGTCCAGATGCCTCCCAGAGACTTGCCGCAACCAAGCCGAAACAGGGCCCGTCACAGGCGCTGATCGCGTCGATCGTCGCCGTCATCCTGGTGCTCGGCGCTATCACGACCTTTGTGATCGTGCGCAGCAGCAACTCCAGCACCAAGGTCGCCGTGGCCGAGACCCCGGTGGGAGGGCTGCCGAACGGGAACGGCATCAACCCCTATCCCAACGTGAAGCTGCAGGCGGGCGCGCCGACGGTCGACCTCTATGAGGACTTCCAGTGCCCGGTCTGCAAGATGCTCGAGACCAACAACGACAGCCAGATCAATGCCGCCGCGCAGTCGGGCAAGATCAAGCTGATCTACCACATGATGACCTTCCTGGACGGCAACTTCGGCAACACCGCATCGGCGCTCGCGGCGAACGCGTCATACTGCGCGGCAGCCGACGGGAAGTTCGCGGAGTACCACCACCAGAACTACCTCGGCCAGCCGGCGAAGGAGGGCACGGGGTACACCGTCGCCCAGGTCAAGGAATTCGGTCAGAAGGCCGGCATCAGCGGTGCCGCCCTCACCACGTTCAACCAGTGCGTCGACGCCAACACGTTTGCGAAGTATGTCGCGGCGACGCAAACCCAGTCCGGCAAGAACGGTGTCACCGGTACGCCGACGTTGTTCTTCAACGGCAAGGAGTTGAGCCAGTCCTCGCAGCAGTACGCGGAACTGCTGCAGCAGCCCAACACCTTCGACTCGGTGCTGCAGAGCCAGACCGGCAAGTAG